Within the Buteo buteo chromosome 2, bButBut1.hap1.1, whole genome shotgun sequence genome, the region AGAAGATGATGCAAATGGACATGTGTATGTGCATCGTAGCATTGACAGAGAAAAGACCCCAACTTTTCAGGtaatgcactttaaaaaaatacttaaaactgtTTGCAAATATTAATTGCTTTCTCATGGCTAAATGCTTCACAAGAATGAGACACACCTATAAGAATTTTAAGTGTTAATTTTTATGATCTCCTTATTTTGAACCTCTAAGTAAATGCTAAGATGATTGTCTCAGCAGAGACCCATAGGTAACTTCCACATCACTATTCATTATAAATCTTTGTGGCATGTTTGGATTTCCACAAATATctatacactttttttctgtcatctttttgGTATTACCCTTGATCATAatctaaaaaatgaaaaaactcaAGAACTCCTATAATCAAGAGAATGGAAGCAAATAGTTatgcattacaaaaaaatagaTAATACTGTATTACTGTAATTTTACGTAAGAGTAAGCATATGTTTCtccttaaaaagcagaaaagtgctCATAAGCAGTAAGTGTAATGAAAGAAATGTGATAACAAGTGTATGAATGAAATATGTGagtgtgggtttgttttcctcttgctaAAAATCTTCAGTTGTGGTTTCCTTATGTTTATTCTGTGATGATTTCTATTTGTGTCTCTGTGGATTAACTGTACCCAATTGATAGTTACTGTTCCATGTGGCTTTCTGTGCAAGGTCTTGCCTTCaataatgaaaagataaatttttgGGACCTTTCTATTCCCCCTCACTAGGCACATGGCTTTTCTGTGGCAGGCACTCTGGGCTtggttttaaagcagaaataagtgTAGCAAAGGAGAATTCAGCATTCAGAATTGAATCCCCTGCACATTCATGGATATGGAGCCAAAACATCAAAGAAATACAGCTAGAGAAAACTGAATGTACTGCTTCAATAAATACTTTAGAATTGGGAAGCATATGTGAAAGCATTCTTTTGTCTGGCCCCAAagatatttatgtattttatattaggCAGTCATTTCAAATAATCCAGATCCAGGTACTGATTTTTTCTAAAGTATTGTTTAATGCACAGAATGACCATTATCAATCTACTACctttgaaagctgaaataatGACTTAGTGATGCAACTCAAAGCCAAATGCTAGCCAAATATGACTGAAGAAGCTTCAAAATTGAAACTTTTTTGTTCCATTCTGATGTCTAAATGATACCATTCATTCCATTCTGATATCTCTGTTGCTACTCATTTAGATACGTTTCAATATTGTGTATAGAAAAACTGGTGAACCATTGGACAAACCTTTATTCTTCAAGATAAAGGTTAAAGATATTAATGACAACGCACCTGAGTTTCTCAAGGAGGAATACAGCATTACGATAAGAGAGAACCACAATAAAGGTAAGTGCCATCCAAACAAGGGACACTACTGGTTTGTGTATGACTGCTCTCTTTTAATTccattgtctttcttttttccttccttactaCATTTGTTCTTCTCCCTGGCTTTTACTTAAACACTCATGGGTTTAGGGACTATTTCCTGTGAAGGACTGTTTCCTACCTCTTGACTTCTTGTCTGATTAACCTCAATGTACACTAGCATAATGTTGGAGACATTCTGGAAAAACTACTAAGATATTTCCCTACTACAAGCCAAGACTTTAGCAGACTAATCTGAACTGTGGATCTGGAACCTGCACATGCACACTGCTTCACAGAAGGTGGTCAGACGCACTGTTTTAGAAATAAGACTTCATCTGGGTGTGCAGACATGTGGGCATGGTGCCAACTCCTCAGGAGCTGGCTGAGAGCTGGCATAATTAGTGAATGTTTTTGATAAAGTAAATTCAGAATTGTAGTAACTCTATTGTCTAATGGTACTTTAGGCAGATTTGCCACCCAAATGAGGTGGTGGCCAGAGTCTTTGCAGGGATAACCATAGCCACAGGAGAAGTTAAAGATTTTCTTAGGACTTGTGTGTTCAAGAGCCTGCAGACAGGCCTGAGAAACTCCATGTTGAGACTAAACACTTCTGTTAATGTCTCAATTCTTCATCCTAGATGAGCCAGTTTTCCAAGTTACTGCCTTGGACAAAGATGAAGATGGCACTGTGAATTCTCAGGTGTCCTATTCTCTAAGTATGCGAATGCCCCTTCCAGATGGATTAATGTTTAATATTGATCCTACCACAGGATCAATACTTCTGTCAGGATGCCTGGATTATAAGGTGATGTACATATGGCAGCTTCTTATCATTTAATGTGTGATACATGTTCACTACACATTAACTAGGTATAAGGGAAAGGACAGTCTCACATACAGCTTTGTAGCTGCGACTGGCAAAATACAGGAACCGCTTCTGAACTGAGTTTGGagcttcctttcttctgtttttcagagtgCCAACTCTTTCAAACTTCTGATTAAAGCCAGTGACCATGGAACACCCCAGCTGTCATCTACTGCAACAGTGAATGTAGTGGTTGAAGATGcaaacaaccacctccctgtaTTTACTAGTGATAATGTAAGGAAAAACATTATAACTTTACTGAGCCTTTCTAAATATAGTTCAGTCCTTCAAACTGCTAAATACACTCAGCAGTGGAAATGGGAACCCTCAGATGCGGAATCAGGCCAAAACATGTGCAAATGAGCTTTATGTGTTAGAAGAAATATGTCTTAAAAATGTGGACAGTAAGAGAATGCTTGACTATTGACAGTTATAAACTTTGTTAGTTTTCTGTGTACAGCACTAGGTTTTCATCTCACTATTAGCGTAAGGATGCTGACAGACTAGCTTATTCTAACATCTGAGAAGCTAAGGTGCTGATTACAATCTACTCTTGAAAGATCCTAGTTTTGGTCCTTGAAGACCTCAATGGCCCTAAACCTGCCTGCCTGCAAACTCAGTACATCTTAATGGGGCAGTTAGGTGTGGTAGCAATGCTTCTGCTGTCATATTCTGTGAGGCTGCTTGTAGAGCATTTGCTGTATGAATGGGAGCGATTGAGCTTGCTGGCAGGAAGAGGGCTCTGAGGAGTTAAAAACTGTGAATGGATAGACAGCTATGCTTAATTCAGATAAGAGCTATCCATTTTCAGGCCCTGGTCCCATTAATAGCTCAGGTCCCAGAAAGACTGTTTTTGTAATTTGCATGTTGAcacattgttgtggtttaaccctgaCTGGCAGCTAAATACCACACAGCCGCTGGCTCACTCCGCTGCAGTGGGGTgtgggagagaattggaaaggTAAAGATGAGAAAActggtgggttgagataaagacaatttaatgggtaaagcaaaagccacagaTAATAGATAATCTGCCAAAACAGGTTTATACAGGAAATCTGAGCTTCATTATCATTAACTCCAGTCTAGTAAAATTCTGAGCCTTCTCACAGCTGTGATTTGTTCCCTCTATCTGAGTACATGTATTATTcttcacagcatttttaaaagctgtgatgCAAGAACAGTATTGTTTACATATTAGAAGGCAAGAGTCTGAATTTTCAGGTCTCAACCAGTGACCAGCTTAcatgaggaaaataaacacaaacaaattgcattttattacCATCTCATGTTTTAAGACGTATTTCTGCCTTAGGTGATTTAATTGGCATTTCTTAGCCTGTCTTTGGACTGCTGGTTAGGCATGCTGGTGACTACATTGCACCATCAAAAACTTAAACCACTGTGAAGAAATTACCTAAAATCTCACACATACTTGCTTTATACAAGGTCAGGTATGTAACATCTGCAGACTAGTTCTGGCCTAAGCCTGTATGCACCAATTTCTTCTACATGGCAGAAGACAATCCTGGATGAAAAGCCCTAGTGGCATTTATGGGCCTATTACTATAGTCAGTACTAGGAGAGACAACTAGTCTCCTGGTTTTAGATGAAGATCAGGTTTAGTAATAAGTTCTTTATGAAGTCAGTGGGAATGTGTTTGAGGAAAGTTAGTTCTGTAACTCCCATAGGGGTTCTCTGTCACTGAGTGGGGATGCATGAACCACCGCAGACAATGACAGTGTGTGCAGAACGTAGCTCCACATGGTCTGGTGGTGGAGGTCTGGCTCAGAACTGTCTAACAAGCTTCTTCCTCTTGGAGAATAGAAATAGtccttatttctttcctttcccctcccagtACCAGCTACAGGTTTCAGCAGGTCAAGAACATCCAGCTGTATTACGGCTCCAAGTGGAAGATAAAGACTCTCCCAACACTCCAGCTTGGAGAGCAAAATACAGAGTAATGAAAGGCAATGAGAAAGAACAGTTCACCATTGAGACGGATCCAGACACAAATGAAGGCATTTTAAGTGTTATCAAGGTAAGGAGCAGTAATAGATGAGCTACAGCATGGCATTGTGTAGCATGGGCAGTCTGATTACAAGACTGATAGCTTAGCATCTTAGCTGAGTTCCATGAACTCAGCTCACCTCTGAGTTCCAGGTATATAGATATGACTGCCAAACCAAAGGTTATAACTGCTAATCAGACTTTTGTCTGGGGTTTTCAGCCTCTCAGCTATGAAGATGACTCTGAGATGAGACTTGTCATTTCTGTATCAAATGAAGAACCTTTCTTTTTGTGTAAAAATGGCACTGTGGTGATCTCAGGCCTAGAATCCATGAGTACAACTGTGAACATCAAGGTCTTAGAGTCACAACATGCTCCTAGGTTTCATCCTCCTACACTTATTGTCCAAAGAGAAGATTCAATGAAGCCTGGGAGAGTATTTAGAAGGTATCCTGCCACATATCTAGATGATGTGCCAAATAAGATAAAGTAAGTGGAGATGCTTCTAACTCTAAGAATAAGAAATAGCTTAGGAATATGAAGTTTTCGAGTTTAATTTggtatatgtacatatatgaaTATGCATtcacatatatatttacagtTATATGAACATATACATTAGAGGTGCAGGTTTACTATTGATGATACTGCAGATCCCCATGACTGGCTCTGTAAGATACAATTTAAAGGTGCAGTCAGTTCTTGGTTGCTcaatatttctgctgttttcaaaacagttttgccTAAAATGAAGttacattatttatattttacttttgatGACAAAATTTTGATGCCATAGAAAGGACTAAGGTATGCTTGGCTGTAGGAATGATAATCTGTCGTGGAAATTAGATACTTTCTTAGACCCTAGGAACAGTTTTGATGGGCCTGTACAGGGTATGGGGACTTGTATGGGAAACTGTTTGCTGGCTGTGTTAAAACACACAGCTTGTCATAGAGTTAACAAAAGTAAGCATCACTAACAAGTAAAAATACCTACAGAGCtcaaaaggacaaagaaagatGCAGTAGCAATTTTCTATTCTTCAAAATCCATTCAAGACTGTAACTTGTAACTTTTACCTTTCCTTTAAAGATATGAACTAGCCCATGACCCAGATGGTTGGCTGAGGGTGGATGAGAATTCTGGTATTCTTACTGTGGCAAAAGAATTTGATCAAGAATCCCCTCATGTAAACAACAGCCTGTACACCATTATTGTTCATGCTATTGATCATGGTATGTAGCCAGTCAAAAAATAGTCAAGCAGTATTTGACTGTTTGAGATGAGGTGCATGTTAGATATGAAATGATAGCAAGACTAAGGATCTAAGTGGAGAGTAGTAATGCAGAACACTCTAAGGTTTAAAACTTGTTATGTGTGACTAGTAGGATAAACCTGAGATCCTGCCAATGGACAGGCTTTGTGCCAATGGACTCACAACCCAGTTGtgagtgtttttctgtttcttttgctccTATCTAGGTATTCCATCACAGACTGGTACTGGCACCATCCTGCTTTACTTGTCTGACATTAATGATCATATGCCAAAATTAGTGGCTCCTTCTTTAGATGTGTGTGACAAAAAAGAAGGGATGCCTCTCATTATGAAAGCTAAGTCTGCTCCAGTCCATTCACATTCTGGGCCATTTACATTTGAGCTGGCTGAAGACTCTGAAGATGTGAAGCATAACTGGAAATTAGGACGGAACTTTGGTGAGCTCTTCCTTTCATGTCCTTCATGAGAAGTTTATTGTCAGTCGTGTGCCCTCTAGTTATTTCACTGTCTGTTACCTTCATGGTTTGTTACTGATTAGTCTCAATGAAACTGAAGGGATGTGGAAGGAcagctttcaaaatataaagttactgcaatttgaaaaaaagttacattgtTCTTCATCTCTGCTGAGGACAGGACCAGAAGCAATGTGCTCAAATTGCAGAAAGGGGGATAAGACAGCTGAGGAACCACTTCTGCATTTGATTAACTACCTAATGAATTCTAGGTGTTTTCAGTGCATCTATGCCAGAATGCAGCAAGACTGGGACAGATCTCTTTGCCCAGAAGGCTCAGCAAGGTCATAAAGTGGGATGTCATTTTGTCCTATTTACTATGGTGCATTAAGGCTGGAGAAAGTATTTGTAATTGGGGTGCAAACGAGTTTCCCCTTGATTATCAATAGAAGGGACTGTAGAATATCACACTTCTTTCTATGAGtcttgaaataatttgcttcttttctttttagggGAGTCAGTTGAACTTTTAATGCTAAGAAGCATTCCACAAGGTAGCTACTTGGTGCCCGTCATTATTCAGGACAGGCAAGGATTTTCTACAAGGCAGAATCAGCATGTTAGGCTCTGCTTTTGCCCAGATGGACATACATGTAAAGATTCACCACTTCCACAAGCAGTAGTGAGATTTGGAGGTGGTGCCATTGCAATAATACTGATGGCTTTCTTATTACTACTGGGTAAGTAACCTCCTAACTTATGTGTGCAAGTTGCCTGTCATCTGCCCATTGGATCTCATTGCAATTGCAGTTCATGAACGTGTGCTAAAATCTAGCAGCCTTAACAAGAAAGGCATTGGCCTTAATGTGTTAGAGAGTAGTCAAGGGGCAAGCAGTTAACACTTGCACTCTTCATGGCGCTTCCATCCATATGTCATGGTCCATGACCCGTTCTCTCTTCAAATCTTAGGAAGACCTTAGTTTTCCAACACAAGACGTTGCCAGTTCCATCTAGTAACCGAAGAGACCTTTTTTTTGGTAGCCAAGAAAACTTTCAAATTACTAAGCACTATGATACAATGTGTAATGCAGAGGAATGTGGTATCCAAGGCTGACAACACAGGGTAAAAGACACTAGAAACATCAGTGAAACTTACCTGCACTCGTACTTGGGATGTGAAAAGGTGAGGACTGTATTATAGACAAgtgaaaaaagggaagataacATAGATGCATGGAATACTATTGTATGAACTACAATAAATACAAGTATGTAAcctaggaaaaaagaaaatatctaaactgaaaaaacagcaatGTACTGTTAACAGGTggaatttttcagcttgttACTTGTGAAAATCATGATTACATTATGGCTACAAGATGACTGGCAAATGTAAATGTGTTGTTAAGCTGAACTCTAGTGCAACAAAGTAAATATTCTTGATTGCATTGAATGAAATCGAATACTTCACTTCTTTGACATTAACCATGTACTGGATAACTGGAAGTTATTAATTTCTCCCATAGAACTCGGTAATTGCTTGTTATAAAGCTGCTTCCTCTGTAACAGCTCATGTTGGTTACTGCTGAAGAGATGAACTACTGATTGTTTATCTGAAGCAAAAATTAATAGAATATCTGACCACTATTCCTCTGGTTACTTGTGAGTGATCTCGTATGTCTGCCTGCTCAGTGCAGTGCTCTGTGGAGATCACAGCTTGGCTTTCTAAAGCAGGCTAACCGCTCCAGGCCAAGCATTGCGTCTGCACAACTACATTGCTGGAGGTTTCCAAGTTAGCTCCTTTGGAACTAGGCTGGGTACCTCACCAACCCACTGTATTGAGCCATACAGATCTATTCACAATGCCCATTTCACCATTCCCTTTCTTGTTTCAACAGTTTCCAGTATTCTGCTTTGCCAGTTTAACATGCTGGGATCTAAAAGCAAAGCCATTGTTCCAGCTCAAGGAGGTGAACAGACTTTAATAAACTATAATGAAGAGAGCAGAATGTCTTTATCTCAAGTAAGTGGAAAAGCATATATTCCAATTACCCCACCAGTGTTGTGTGGCTGAGTCTGGTACTAGTAATCTCTTTTATTACATTTCCTCTGGTTTTTGTATTGagcaaaataaagcttttttttttttgccattaagCATATCTGGGGAGTGGTGTTCTGCATGGACTGGATAAACCTACTCTGGGGACAGACCATTATCACTTCTACCATTTCTCAGTATCAGCAGGACCTTCCCAGGTGTCTCATCCTACTGATGAATCTAACAGATGAGGAGGCACATCATCTCTTGTCACGCTGCACATACTAGTGTTTTCAACAAAGAAGTAAATGAAAGCGAAAAAGGGAATAGTCTGCAAAAGTGTCATACTTCACAGGCTAGTTCAGGTTCTTATTAATACCATCCCTCTCCCTGTATGCAGGCTATGCTGGATGTTACAGATCATGCTGCTCTACCACCTGTGTCTGTGGAGGCTGAAAAAGAAGTGATTGCTGAGGTAACTGCCTGTTTCCTTATGTAAATACCCTTTTTTATACCACAGAAATTGGTAATCCCAAGAATGAGATTTGGTATTAATAATAGTGGGAAGAATAATGCAATATACTTCAATTAGAAAATAAGTGTCACTTGTTGGAGACTCAActggtatttaaaatactgttgacAACTTATGTTTTTCTAACAGCTTTTGAGACtggcatttcttttcattagttATTGTTCTAAATATCTGGAAGTGTAATTTCTCCCAAAATTCTTATCACAGTACCTGAATTGATATGCACAAGATTTTATTCAGTTCTTGGCATAACTGAAATGGAACCATCATTATTCAGATACCTACCAAAACATGCTGGTCAACATCTTCTACTTAACGTATCATAAAAGTGTGGACAGGATTTATGAGTATTTTTATGACCAGAAGATGTACTTCTGGGGGTTTGAAGGCTTTTGAATTTATTCTGTGGATTTTTGTACTGCATTCTCTAACAGATGtctatttttattgtaaagaaTGCCTGAACGAAATTCTGGTCTACATCAGTAGGTGACTCCCATGTGTTCTGTTCATAAGTATGTAGTGATCACCAAGAGACTCTAAGAACAATCTCTGTCTTACAGcaggcaaagaaaatgtaaaatagtcTTTTTTATGCATGTGAGAACCCAGTTCCACAATCCTTAAGACCATAGTTAGGAGCTAGGATTACCTGTGTGGGTAGAATTTATAAAGTTCTGAGGTCATGTTTGGTGCcattaatgaaaagaaatccaaTAAATTTAGAGGAAGAAACATATTCAATTACTGGAGATTATTAAGAAAGTCTACAGTTGGTGACTGCATGTACACATGGAGCATGTACTGATAAGAAGAAACAGTCCCTGAACAGAAAAAGCTGCAATGTAACCGGAGGAGACAGCACAAGAGAAATGGATGTAACAGAGAAAGATAATTGGAATTATTTGtatcagaaagaaatgttagTAGGTGACTTTATGCTGGTCAAACCTGAGATAC harbors:
- the CDH26 gene encoding cadherin-like protein 26 codes for the protein MELLAMLLLLQITAANSFSHEIENFSLRQAIRKKSIQWIDSYQLDSLRPLQRTKRTWVITTIGIQEEDKGPFPKYAGQLFNNKSFNTSVKYLISGPGVDESPELGLFSIEDDANGHVYVHRSIDREKTPTFQIRFNIVYRKTGEPLDKPLFFKIKVKDINDNAPEFLKEEYSITIRENHNKDEPVFQVTALDKDEDGTVNSQVSYSLSMRMPLPDGLMFNIDPTTGSILLSGCLDYKSANSFKLLIKASDHGTPQLSSTATVNVVVEDANNHLPVFTSDNYQLQVSAGQEHPAVLRLQVEDKDSPNTPAWRAKYRVMKGNEKEQFTIETDPDTNEGILSVIKPLSYEDDSEMRLVISVSNEEPFFLCKNGTVVISGLESMSTTVNIKVLESQHAPRFHPPTLIVQREDSMKPGRVFRRYPATYLDDVPNKIKYELAHDPDGWLRVDENSGILTVAKEFDQESPHVNNSLYTIIVHAIDHGIPSQTGTGTILLYLSDINDHMPKLVAPSLDVCDKKEGMPLIMKAKSAPVHSHSGPFTFELAEDSEDVKHNWKLGRNFGESVELLMLRSIPQGSYLVPVIIQDRQGFSTRQNQHVRLCFCPDGHTCKDSPLPQAVVRFGGGAIAIILMAFLLLLVSSILLCQFNMLGSKSKAIVPAQGGEQTLINYNEESRMSLSQAMLDVTDHAALPPVSVEAEKEVIAEDGQSTSYETFQVRHLDCITQTVDKILGQKLYFQNTLEDYGAIDEPCRYAEEGELERSNSFCSVSIGSEDLPVDFLDTLGPKFSALEGICQKRFPSLN